One region of Mesobacillus boroniphilus genomic DNA includes:
- the recU gene encoding Holliday junction resolvase RecU: MIFNYPNGKKYTPNTSKEPPKKARMHKNAAYSNRGMTLEEDLNETNSYYLDRAIAVIHKKPTPVQIVNVDYPRRSAAVIKEAYFKQASTTDYNGVYKGKYIDFEAKETKFSTSFPLKNFHEHQIVHMKAVLEQDGICFVILRFSTEEEIYMLEANHLLTFWERMKSGGRKSITKEEVINFGHKIPLGLHPRIDYIKVIDYLYKLS; the protein is encoded by the coding sequence TTGATATTCAATTATCCAAACGGAAAGAAATATACGCCAAACACAAGTAAAGAGCCGCCAAAGAAAGCCAGAATGCACAAAAATGCAGCCTATAGCAATAGAGGGATGACATTAGAGGAGGACCTGAATGAAACAAACTCCTACTATCTAGACCGGGCGATAGCGGTAATCCATAAGAAACCGACACCCGTTCAGATCGTTAATGTGGATTATCCGCGCAGGAGTGCAGCAGTTATAAAAGAGGCATACTTTAAACAAGCATCTACTACAGACTATAATGGAGTTTATAAAGGAAAATACATTGATTTTGAAGCAAAAGAGACAAAGTTTTCAACTTCGTTCCCATTGAAGAACTTTCATGAACACCAGATTGTCCATATGAAAGCCGTGCTTGAGCAAGACGGTATATGTTTTGTCATTCTCCGTTTCTCCACGGAAGAAGAGATATACATGCTAGAAGCGAACCATTTGCTGACTTTCTGGGAAAGAATGAAAAGTGGCGGCAGGAAGTCAATCACAAAGGAAGAAGTCATCAATTTCGGCCATAAGATTCCCCTTGGGCTTCATCCAAGGATTGACTATATAAAAGTTATCGATTATCTTTATAAACTTAGTTAG
- a CDS encoding penicillin-binding protein 1A has protein sequence MAQKPQTREERRRQQAAKNNKKPKGKKANKGMFKKIFLTLIALGIIGMLTGIATFAFMIQDTPKLDESLLKDPISSKIYDKDKELVTEVGSQNRDYVAYEDIPKLVENAFLATEDVRFYKHNGIDVIRLGGAVIANVTEGFGSEGASTITQQVVKNYFLGFEKTISRKAQEAWLAYQLEQKYTKQQIFEMYVNKIYMSENMHGVLTASKTYFGKDDLSELELHEAALLAGMPQSPNNYNPFTNPEKAEQRRNVVLLLMHQHGFITKEEKENAQKIPVESTLVKEENRKNKNEEPFDAFVDMVIEEVTEKTDFDIFSDGLEIYTTLDQNAQKHVENILNSDAAVQFPNDEMQAGITLLDTKTGEIRAIGGGRNQQVKRGLNYAIDVKRQPGSTIKPILDYGPAIEHLRWGTYHMLEDKPMTYSNGEPIGNWNDKYNGIMTMRAALAKSINIPALQAFQAVGAEKAREFGVKLGLTLADPIFESASIGAHDIAPIEMAGAYAAFGNNGFFTEPYSVKKVVLRDKTEIDLTPETEVVMKDYTAFMISDMLKTAIKQGTGATYANISNLHVAGKTGTTNYTQDEINDWGIKNGGVPDSWFVGYTTRYTASVWTGYKDRKTALYGTEQKISQMLFKDLMTYVSKDVDTPDFTVPKSVERVKVEKGTMPAKLASEYTPKDEILYEWAVKGNVPKETSKKFEKLETPSKLEAKYDEMKNEIILSWEFEQENKEDIQFEVTASLDEGPEQKLTTTAETGLKIANAVPGGIYSFKVTAIRGEQRSDPATLKVEVPEPLLPEPEDGENEDENDEGDESGQGNGNETGNGNGNGNGNGNGNNNGNNSGNDNGDGDDT, from the coding sequence ATGGCACAAAAACCTCAAACTAGAGAGGAGCGCCGAAGACAGCAGGCAGCCAAGAATAATAAGAAACCAAAAGGCAAGAAAGCGAATAAAGGAATGTTCAAGAAAATTTTCCTGACGCTGATCGCGCTTGGCATCATTGGCATGTTGACTGGAATCGCTACCTTTGCATTCATGATACAGGATACACCAAAACTTGATGAGTCCTTACTCAAAGATCCTATTTCTTCGAAAATATATGATAAAGATAAAGAGCTTGTAACAGAAGTTGGCTCACAAAACAGAGACTATGTTGCCTATGAAGATATACCAAAACTTGTGGAAAACGCATTTTTAGCAACAGAGGATGTCAGATTCTACAAACATAATGGTATCGACGTCATCCGTCTTGGAGGAGCCGTTATAGCAAACGTAACTGAAGGCTTTGGTTCCGAAGGTGCTTCCACCATCACTCAGCAGGTTGTCAAAAACTACTTCCTTGGCTTTGAAAAAACAATCTCAAGGAAGGCACAGGAAGCATGGCTTGCATACCAGCTCGAACAAAAATATACGAAACAGCAAATCTTTGAAATGTATGTAAATAAGATTTATATGTCCGAAAATATGCACGGTGTCCTGACTGCATCAAAAACTTATTTCGGGAAGGACGACCTTAGCGAACTTGAATTGCATGAGGCAGCACTGCTTGCCGGTATGCCTCAGAGTCCTAATAACTATAATCCTTTTACGAATCCGGAAAAGGCAGAACAACGCAGAAACGTTGTATTGTTACTTATGCATCAGCATGGTTTCATTACAAAGGAAGAAAAAGAGAATGCACAGAAAATCCCTGTTGAATCTACCCTCGTGAAAGAAGAAAACAGGAAGAATAAGAATGAAGAACCATTCGATGCCTTTGTTGACATGGTGATCGAGGAAGTTACAGAAAAAACCGATTTTGATATTTTTTCCGATGGGCTTGAAATTTATACAACACTTGATCAAAACGCACAGAAGCATGTAGAAAACATCCTGAATTCAGATGCCGCTGTACAATTCCCTAATGATGAAATGCAGGCTGGCATCACCTTGCTTGATACGAAAACCGGGGAAATACGTGCGATTGGCGGCGGTCGGAACCAACAGGTCAAGCGTGGTTTGAATTACGCAATTGATGTTAAAAGACAGCCAGGCTCAACGATCAAGCCTATCCTCGACTATGGACCGGCAATCGAGCATTTGCGCTGGGGCACTTATCATATGCTAGAAGATAAGCCTATGACCTATTCAAACGGAGAACCAATCGGAAACTGGAACGACAAGTATAACGGCATTATGACAATGCGAGCGGCTCTCGCCAAATCGATTAATATCCCTGCCCTGCAGGCTTTTCAGGCTGTAGGTGCTGAAAAAGCGAGGGAATTCGGGGTTAAGCTTGGTTTAACATTAGCTGATCCTATTTTTGAATCGGCTTCCATCGGTGCACATGACATTGCTCCTATCGAAATGGCTGGTGCCTATGCAGCTTTTGGTAATAATGGGTTCTTTACAGAGCCATATTCAGTCAAAAAAGTTGTCCTCCGTGACAAGACAGAAATCGATTTGACACCTGAGACCGAAGTAGTCATGAAAGATTATACTGCATTTATGATTTCGGATATGCTTAAAACAGCAATCAAGCAAGGAACTGGTGCAACTTACGCAAACATCTCCAACCTTCATGTTGCTGGTAAAACAGGTACAACAAATTACACGCAAGATGAAATCAATGATTGGGGAATTAAAAATGGCGGTGTCCCTGATTCCTGGTTTGTAGGCTATACAACAAGGTATACCGCATCCGTATGGACCGGCTACAAAGACAGAAAAACTGCGCTTTATGGTACAGAACAAAAAATATCACAGATGCTTTTCAAGGATCTGATGACATATGTATCTAAAGATGTAGATACTCCGGATTTCACCGTACCAAAGAGTGTTGAAAGAGTTAAAGTCGAAAAAGGGACAATGCCTGCAAAGCTTGCTAGTGAATATACTCCGAAGGATGAAATCCTTTATGAGTGGGCTGTTAAGGGTAATGTGCCAAAGGAAACTTCAAAGAAGTTTGAAAAACTTGAAACTCCTTCAAAGCTTGAAGCAAAATACGATGAAATGAAAAATGAAATCATCCTGAGCTGGGAATTCGAACAGGAGAATAAAGAGGATATTCAATTCGAGGTTACCGCATCTCTTGATGAAGGTCCTGAGCAAAAACTGACCACCACAGCCGAGACTGGCTTGAAAATCGCCAATGCAGTCCCAGGCGGTATTTACTCATTCAAGGTTACAGCTATTCGCGGTGAACAGCGATCTGACCCAGCGACCCTTAAAGTAGAAGTTCCAGAACCACTCCTGCCAGAGCCAGAAGATGGCGAGAATGAAGATGAGAATGATGAAGGCGATGAAAGTGGCCAAGGAAACGGTAATGAAACTGGAAACGGGAACGGGAACGGAAACGGAAACGGCAATGGGAATAATAACGGTAACAATAGCGGTAATGACAATGGTGATGGAGATGACACTTGA
- a CDS encoding YpoC family protein, with translation MDRIDSFSQDRDQAVERVLGEWKQCKENLATHFKNRNSEKALPLMERGIDLFEQFLFLSNSLNDDLYAIKDCKIKPVNVEERLDFIVSRPKLFHSYKQLAELFAEQEKQFAKQAVLYGAKNKRPD, from the coding sequence ATGGACAGAATAGATAGTTTCTCTCAAGATCGTGATCAAGCAGTGGAAAGAGTACTTGGTGAATGGAAACAGTGCAAGGAAAACCTCGCCACTCATTTCAAGAACAGGAATAGCGAAAAGGCACTGCCATTAATGGAGAGAGGGATTGATTTATTTGAACAGTTCCTTTTTCTTTCTAATAGCCTGAACGATGATTTATATGCGATTAAAGACTGTAAAATCAAACCGGTGAATGTAGAAGAAAGACTTGATTTTATTGTATCAAGACCAAAACTCTTTCATTCTTATAAACAACTTGCTGAATTATTCGCTGAACAGGAAAAGCAGTTTGCTAAACAAGCGGTTTTATATGGAGCAAAAAACAAACGTCCTGATTGA
- the nth gene encoding endonuclease III, with product MLNKQQIRFCLDEMGRMFPNAHCELVHSNPFELVIAVALSAQCTDALVNKVTKNLFQKYKSPEDFLSVSLEELQQDIRSIGLYRNKAKNIQKLCRMIIDEYGGEVPQDRDELTNLPGVGRKTANVVVSVAFGIPAIAVDTHVERVSKRLAFCRWKDSVLEVEKTLMRKVPEEEWSITHHRMIFFGRYHCKAQNPKCETCPLLEVCREGKKRMRAKA from the coding sequence TTGTTAAATAAACAGCAAATCAGGTTTTGTCTTGATGAAATGGGAAGGATGTTCCCTAATGCACATTGCGAGCTTGTCCACTCCAATCCTTTTGAGCTGGTGATCGCCGTCGCCCTATCTGCTCAGTGCACCGATGCTCTAGTGAACAAGGTGACAAAAAACTTGTTCCAAAAATACAAAAGTCCTGAGGATTTTTTGAGTGTTTCGTTGGAAGAACTGCAGCAGGATATCCGGTCAATTGGATTGTATCGTAATAAAGCGAAAAATATCCAAAAGCTTTGCAGGATGATTATTGATGAGTATGGCGGAGAAGTTCCGCAAGACAGGGATGAATTGACGAATCTTCCTGGGGTGGGGCGTAAAACAGCAAATGTCGTGGTTTCGGTCGCTTTCGGGATACCTGCAATTGCAGTTGATACACATGTGGAGCGGGTCAGCAAACGCCTGGCTTTTTGCCGCTGGAAGGATTCAGTTCTTGAGGTGGAAAAGACACTGATGAGAAAGGTTCCTGAGGAAGAATGGTCCATCACACATCATAGGATGATCTTCTTTGGCCGATACCATTGTAAAGCACAGAATCCTAAGTGTGAAACATGTCCTTTACTTGAGGTATGCAGAGAGGGCAAGAAAAGGATGAGAGCAAAAGCGTAA
- a CDS encoding DnaD domain-containing protein, giving the protein MKKADMLDWLKEGNVTIPAVLLTQYKEMRLNEQELALLLHVFYFSEKGNEFPTPTELAARMTISAFECTDLLRALIQRGFISISDGNSTDGIRYEKYSLEPLWEKLFDQFMIKRKQEKEIKDQKEETDLYTAFEREFGRPLSPFECESLAMWMDDDHHDPIIIKAALREAVISGKLNFRYIDRILFEWKKNGIKTIEQAKSYGRKFRQHQSTQKTGKEEPKVSANPVPFYNWLEQ; this is encoded by the coding sequence ATGAAAAAAGCAGATATGTTAGATTGGCTGAAAGAGGGGAATGTTACAATTCCTGCTGTATTGCTTACGCAGTACAAAGAAATGAGATTGAACGAACAAGAATTGGCACTATTACTTCATGTTTTCTATTTTTCTGAAAAAGGAAATGAATTTCCTACGCCTACGGAACTTGCAGCCCGCATGACGATATCGGCTTTCGAATGTACAGATTTGCTCCGAGCACTTATTCAGAGAGGCTTTATATCGATAAGTGACGGGAATTCCACGGACGGAATCAGATATGAAAAATATTCCCTGGAACCGTTGTGGGAAAAGCTATTTGATCAGTTTATGATCAAACGGAAACAGGAAAAAGAGATTAAGGATCAAAAGGAAGAAACAGATTTATATACAGCGTTTGAAAGGGAATTCGGCCGACCGTTATCCCCATTCGAATGTGAATCACTTGCAATGTGGATGGATGATGATCACCATGATCCAATCATCATTAAAGCTGCGTTAAGAGAAGCTGTCATCTCTGGCAAATTGAATTTTCGGTACATAGACCGAATTCTTTTTGAATGGAAGAAGAATGGAATCAAGACTATCGAACAAGCCAAAAGTTATGGTAGGAAATTCAGGCAGCATCAGAGTACTCAAAAGACAGGGAAGGAAGAACCTAAAGTTTCTGCGAATCCTGTTCCGTTTTATAACTGGCTTGAACAGTAA
- a CDS encoding pyridoxal phosphate-dependent aminotransferase: MQLASRVGALTPSSTLAITAKAKELKAQGKDVIGLGAGEPDFNTPQHIIDAAVKSMNEGFTKYTPSGGLPELIKEIAAKLKVDQGLEYQLSEIIVTSGAKHGLYTLFQVLLDEGDEVIIPIPYWVSYPEQVKLAGGNPVYVEGLEQNSFKITPDQLMEKVTEKTKAVIINSPSNPTGMVYSREELKALGDVCLENGLLIISDEIYEKLIYGNAEHISIAELSEELKRQTIIINGVSKSHSMTGWRIGYAAGDSKIIKAMTDLASHSTSNPTTPAQYATIAAYAGSQDAVETMRTAFEERLEIIHGKLNEIPGISCIKPQGAFYLFPNAKEAALMTGCKDVDEFAEVLLTEANVAVVPGSGFGAPDYMRLSYATSLDQLEEAISRIHNFVESRV, encoded by the coding sequence ATCCAGTTAGCCAGCAGAGTGGGAGCGCTCACTCCTTCATCAACTTTGGCGATTACCGCAAAAGCAAAAGAATTGAAAGCTCAAGGGAAAGACGTTATTGGACTAGGAGCAGGGGAGCCTGACTTCAACACGCCGCAGCATATTATCGATGCGGCAGTTAAGTCCATGAATGAAGGGTTCACTAAGTACACACCATCTGGCGGTCTTCCGGAGTTGATAAAGGAAATCGCAGCTAAGTTAAAAGTTGATCAAGGACTTGAATATCAGTTGAGTGAAATCATTGTTACAAGCGGAGCTAAACATGGCTTGTACACCTTATTCCAAGTGCTCCTGGATGAAGGTGACGAAGTGATCATTCCGATTCCTTATTGGGTCAGCTATCCTGAGCAGGTTAAGCTTGCAGGAGGAAATCCTGTTTATGTGGAAGGGCTTGAACAGAACAGCTTCAAAATTACCCCTGATCAACTAATGGAAAAGGTCACAGAAAAGACAAAGGCCGTCATCATTAATTCCCCTAGCAATCCTACCGGTATGGTATATTCCAGAGAGGAATTGAAGGCTCTTGGAGATGTATGTCTCGAGAATGGTCTCCTGATCATCTCAGATGAGATTTACGAAAAATTAATTTATGGTAATGCTGAGCATATTTCAATTGCTGAACTCTCAGAAGAGCTTAAAAGGCAGACGATCATCATCAATGGAGTTTCGAAGTCCCATTCCATGACAGGATGGAGAATCGGTTATGCGGCAGGGGACAGTAAAATCATTAAGGCAATGACCGATCTGGCTAGCCACAGCACGTCAAATCCAACGACTCCTGCCCAGTATGCGACAATTGCAGCTTACGCAGGATCCCAGGATGCTGTAGAAACAATGCGTACGGCTTTTGAAGAAAGACTTGAAATCATCCATGGTAAGCTGAATGAAATACCAGGAATCAGTTGTATAAAGCCTCAGGGAGCATTTTATCTGTTTCCAAATGCAAAAGAAGCCGCTTTGATGACGGGCTGCAAGGACGTGGATGAGTTTGCAGAAGTATTGCTGACAGAAGCAAATGTTGCGGTTGTTCCTGGCTCTGGTTTTGGAGCACCTGATTATATGCGATTGTCATATGCTACATCACTTGACCAGTTAGAGGAAGCGATCAGCAGGATTCATAATTTCGTTGAAAGCCGAGTTTAA
- a CDS encoding DUF5590 domain-containing protein has protein sequence MKKWIFFSILIVVTITGILVNVYLNAVEPVKAAEKEAVQIALKETNLSDFTNFSLYSGEETYYVMTGKNVKQEDVYVWINEKNSKVITRNAKKGITKKEALNKLYQEKNPNEIIEVRLGMARIQKTDRPAWEIYYRNNSDTINYYYVDFDTGEKLRAIDNL, from the coding sequence GTGAAGAAATGGATATTTTTCAGTATCCTCATAGTTGTTACAATAACGGGGATTCTGGTCAATGTATACTTAAATGCGGTTGAGCCAGTGAAGGCAGCGGAAAAAGAGGCTGTACAAATTGCGTTAAAAGAAACAAACCTCTCAGATTTCACAAACTTTAGTTTGTACAGTGGAGAAGAGACTTATTATGTGATGACAGGGAAAAATGTCAAACAGGAAGATGTTTATGTTTGGATCAATGAAAAAAATAGCAAAGTTATCACGAGAAATGCTAAAAAGGGTATCACGAAAAAAGAAGCTTTAAATAAACTATATCAGGAAAAAAATCCTAATGAAATCATTGAAGTAAGGCTCGGCATGGCCAGAATCCAAAAGACGGACAGGCCGGCATGGGAAATTTATTACCGGAATAACAGCGACACAATCAATTATTATTATGTTGATTTCGATACAGGTGAAAAACTGAGGGCCATTGATAATTTGTAA
- a CDS encoding YpmA family protein yields the protein MESKIEVISTVKVQNSPDLYKIVDALNRTLKREDLMFGLALDQDDKEKAIFTIYRT from the coding sequence GTGGAAAGTAAAATTGAAGTAATCTCGACAGTGAAGGTCCAGAATAGTCCTGATTTGTATAAAATTGTGGATGCTCTGAACAGGACATTGAAGCGTGAAGACCTCATGTTCGGTCTCGCATTGGATCAGGATGATAAAGAAAAAGCGATCTTTACCATTTATCGCACATGA
- a CDS encoding ATP-dependent DNA helicase, translated as MKLLLAILAFMNWYYFPYESPSAPVEVEGVDVNLKRNELAFTFLALSDGEAALIQHANGENILVNTGGKGTLKELERLLVLFHVKDLSTIILTSNAGQENLDQIIQKYNVRRIFTGKAGNQVLAEASIPTDVKVQSWKQGDLLKLMPGLTAEVIFDGNEENEGTDISFQFFHHQIFYVSSASHNSEQAFLAEPLKNVNIVKLPFFAAKGSFSDLLIEHLDPQLAIIFKSNTIKPDPDLVEMLHEAWIDVYFTKQHGTVTIKLTDSTYDVITILSEN; from the coding sequence ATGAAGCTGTTATTAGCAATACTAGCATTTATGAATTGGTATTATTTCCCGTATGAATCACCTTCTGCTCCCGTTGAGGTTGAAGGAGTCGATGTCAATCTGAAGAGAAACGAACTGGCGTTTACTTTTTTGGCATTAAGCGATGGAGAGGCGGCACTAATCCAGCACGCTAATGGCGAGAATATTCTGGTGAACACTGGTGGGAAGGGTACTTTAAAAGAGCTTGAACGGCTGCTCGTTCTTTTTCATGTTAAGGACTTATCCACGATTATTTTGACTTCGAACGCTGGGCAGGAAAACCTTGATCAAATAATCCAGAAATATAATGTCCGCCGGATATTTACAGGGAAAGCAGGTAATCAGGTTCTGGCAGAAGCTTCAATCCCTACTGATGTGAAGGTTCAAAGCTGGAAGCAGGGAGATTTGTTAAAACTAATGCCAGGGTTGACTGCAGAAGTCATTTTCGATGGCAATGAAGAGAATGAAGGGACAGATATTTCTTTTCAATTTTTCCATCATCAGATTTTTTATGTTAGTTCAGCGAGTCATAATTCTGAACAAGCTTTTCTTGCCGAACCATTGAAGAATGTCAATATAGTCAAATTGCCGTTTTTTGCTGCAAAAGGGTCTTTTTCAGATTTGCTGATCGAGCATTTAGATCCCCAACTCGCAATCATATTCAAATCAAATACGATTAAACCAGATCCTGATTTAGTGGAGATGCTGCATGAAGCCTGGATTGATGTTTATTTCACAAAGCAGCATGGTACTGTTACAATTAAGCTTACCGATTCAACCTATGATGTCATTACAATTTTGAGTGAAAATTAA
- the dinG gene encoding ATP-dependent DNA helicase DinG, with amino-acid sequence MSQKFVVVDLETTGNSPKKGDRIIQFGAVIIEDGKITGRFSSLVNPLKEIPAFIEQLTGISDPMVKDAPLFEEIAPQVSEMLEDAYFVAHNVLFDLSFLQEELLNSGQEGFYGPVIDTVEMARILYPSADSYKLTDLAAREDLHHDRPHQADSDAQVTAELLLIMLEAVKALPEVTVKELAKLSEGLKSDLHLIFDDVLSLKERTLEILPDHIEVYRGIALKKRAGIRKVEQSAIEYPESVEEKKSLLQKAFSGYEFRHGQIEMMDCVREAFSKNGHALIEAGTGVGKSLGYLIPSAIFSLESNNPVVVSTYTTQLQEQLLFNDVPKLAHVLGTTINASLIKGRNNYISMARFEQSLREVEENYDTALTKMQILVWLTQTETGDFDELNLSSGGMLFWIKVKNERALFLKTKHWEDHDFYQRAIEKAHNADILITNHSMLLADLVSEKGPLPNYDYAVLDEGHQFEKAAGKYFGKSLDYLAVRLVLNQLGLYDQNQLFYKLEMLLNNNNADLGSRLHTFEINQLISDLVYETEELFKLAGTYARKALKNKTYGSKMNASIVPDKDNRIWTALKTTAERFYFHLKDLINSLEKRLDEAGKSPNRYTGVQQSILEEVVQVKEDLERICSTARTLFMDDSGYVRWIEADIRSLQNSTTIFSRPVYVSEYLAEQFFAKKRSVVVTSATLSVNNSFTFIKKELGLRNTLMEKQIPSPFSYESQVKLIVPDDLPDIKSVSNDDYVAAITEHIISIAEATKGRMLILFTSHEMLKKAYELIKESGLLEEFILIAQGITAGSRTRLTRNFKRFDKAILFGTSSFWEGVDIPGEDLSCLIIVRLPFTPPDEPITAAKCSLIKENGGSPFSELSLPEAVLRFKQGFGRLIRTSNDKGLIFIFDRRLVTTSYGSAFLHSVPDVPVEKGSITEIVDTIHDWL; translated from the coding sequence ATGAGCCAAAAATTTGTGGTTGTAGATTTAGAAACAACGGGCAATTCCCCTAAAAAGGGTGACCGAATTATACAATTTGGAGCAGTGATCATTGAGGATGGCAAGATTACCGGCCGTTTTTCCTCGCTTGTCAATCCATTGAAGGAGATTCCTGCCTTCATTGAACAGTTGACGGGAATATCTGATCCAATGGTGAAGGATGCTCCATTATTTGAGGAAATCGCTCCGCAGGTTTCTGAAATGCTTGAAGATGCTTATTTTGTGGCTCATAATGTCTTGTTTGATCTTTCCTTTTTACAAGAAGAATTATTAAACTCAGGCCAGGAAGGTTTTTATGGTCCTGTTATAGATACTGTGGAAATGGCAAGGATCCTGTATCCGTCTGCAGACAGTTATAAACTGACTGATTTGGCTGCAAGGGAGGATTTGCATCATGACCGTCCTCACCAGGCTGATAGTGATGCACAAGTGACGGCAGAGTTGCTGTTGATTATGCTTGAGGCTGTAAAAGCCTTGCCTGAGGTAACAGTCAAGGAGCTGGCAAAGCTTTCTGAAGGGCTGAAGAGTGATCTTCACTTAATTTTTGATGATGTATTGAGTTTGAAGGAGAGAACACTGGAAATATTGCCTGATCATATTGAGGTATACCGTGGGATTGCTTTGAAAAAAAGGGCCGGAATCCGTAAGGTTGAACAAAGTGCTATTGAGTATCCGGAATCAGTGGAGGAAAAAAAGTCTTTACTCCAAAAAGCTTTTTCTGGCTATGAGTTCAGGCATGGACAGATCGAGATGATGGACTGCGTGCGCGAAGCTTTCTCAAAGAATGGCCATGCTTTGATTGAAGCAGGGACGGGAGTAGGAAAGTCACTTGGTTATTTGATTCCATCGGCAATATTTTCATTGGAAAGTAATAATCCAGTTGTAGTTAGTACTTACACAACGCAGCTTCAGGAGCAGCTCTTATTCAATGACGTTCCGAAACTGGCTCATGTACTGGGAACAACCATAAATGCATCGTTGATTAAAGGCAGAAACAACTATATCAGCATGGCCCGGTTTGAGCAATCTCTGAGGGAGGTAGAGGAGAATTATGATACAGCCCTTACTAAAATGCAAATCCTTGTATGGCTTACGCAAACAGAAACTGGAGATTTTGATGAACTCAATTTGTCTAGCGGGGGTATGCTCTTCTGGATTAAAGTGAAAAATGAACGCGCGCTCTTCCTCAAGACGAAGCACTGGGAGGACCATGATTTTTATCAAAGGGCGATCGAAAAAGCACATAATGCGGATATTCTAATCACTAACCATTCGATGCTGCTTGCCGACCTTGTTTCAGAAAAAGGTCCGTTACCGAATTATGACTATGCAGTACTTGATGAAGGCCATCAGTTCGAAAAGGCGGCAGGAAAGTACTTTGGGAAGTCACTGGACTATCTTGCTGTCAGGTTAGTACTTAATCAGCTAGGCCTATATGACCAAAACCAGCTGTTCTATAAATTGGAGATGTTGTTAAACAATAATAACGCTGATTTGGGCAGCAGGCTTCATACGTTTGAAATCAATCAGTTAATTTCAGATTTGGTATATGAAACGGAAGAACTCTTCAAGCTTGCGGGAACCTATGCAAGAAAAGCATTGAAGAATAAAACCTATGGAAGCAAAATGAATGCTAGCATCGTTCCGGACAAGGATAACCGGATTTGGACTGCATTGAAAACAACCGCAGAAAGGTTTTATTTTCACTTAAAGGATTTAATCAATTCTCTGGAAAAGAGGCTGGATGAGGCGGGGAAAAGCCCTAATCGCTACACAGGCGTGCAGCAATCAATCCTTGAAGAGGTTGTACAAGTGAAAGAAGATTTGGAACGGATCTGCAGTACGGCTAGGACCCTTTTTATGGATGATAGCGGCTATGTGAGATGGATCGAGGCAGATATAAGGTCTTTGCAAAATTCAACGACCATTTTTTCACGGCCTGTATATGTATCTGAATATTTGGCAGAACAATTTTTTGCGAAAAAAAGAAGTGTAGTCGTTACCTCAGCAACCTTATCTGTTAATAATTCCTTCACTTTTATTAAAAAGGAATTGGGACTGCGAAATACGCTGATGGAAAAGCAGATTCCATCACCATTTTCTTATGAGTCTCAGGTCAAGCTTATTGTCCCTGATGACTTGCCGGATATAAAGTCTGTTTCCAATGATGACTATGTGGCAGCCATTACGGAACATATCATATCGATTGCTGAAGCAACTAAAGGCCGGATGCTGATATTATTCACATCCCATGAGATGCTGAAAAAGGCTTATGAACTAATCAAAGAGAGCGGCCTGCTGGAAGAATTCATCTTAATTGCCCAGGGTATTACTGCAGGCAGCAGGACAAGACTGACCAGGAATTTCAAACGTTTCGACAAAGCGATTTTATTCGGGACCAGCAGTTTCTGGGAGGGTGTCGATATTCCAGGTGAAGATCTTTCATGCTTGATCATCGTGAGGCTTCCTTTTACACCTCCAGATGAACCGATTACAGCCGCAAAATGTTCTTTAATCAAGGAAAACGGTGGCAGTCCTTTCTCTGAACTATCCCTGCCTGAAGCCGTCCTGAGATTTAAACAGGGGTTCGGAAGACTGATCCGAACATCAAACGATAAAGGTTTGATTTTTATCTTTGATCGAAGGCTTGTTACCACATCTTATGGAAGTGCCTTTTTACATTCTGTACCTGATGTTCCAGTTGAAAAAGGATCAATAACAGAAATAGTCGATACGATTCATGATTGGCTATAG